CTTGGCGGGCAGTTTTGAGGGATAGGCGACGCCGTCCTGTTGACCCGGATTCGGCCCGCCGGCCAAAAGTCCCGGCACCGGATCCCTTACGCCGTCCGCCGCCGACGGCCGATGGTGAATCTTCATCACCCGCTTGCTGCCGAAGCCGGTGAGGAAGCAATACCCTGTGGCATTGCGTCCAAGCAAATAGTCGAGGTTGGTCAGCGCCGCCTCCAAGTACTTGGCCTCTTTTGTCAGTCGGTAGGCTATGATCAGCGCAATGCCCTGATTGGCGGCGTTGGCGTTGCTGCCCCAAACGAAATCCGAGGCGCTCTTGCCCATAACAATGTAATAAGGCGAATTCTCAAGACCGCTCATGACCGAGTTCGCAAAATTGATGATGCGCGACCGCAATGCCGCTTTATTGTAAGCCTCCGGCAGTTCGTCTTCATGCTGTAAAAGAGAATAGAAGCCGAGGGTGCGCACATTCGGCCATCCGGGCAGGCTGGTCGAAGCGTCCTGGAACGGCTTGACGGCGGATAAAAAGCTGTCCGCATGGGTGGTGCAGAACAGCTCCATGGCCGCCCATTGGAACTCGTCGGAGACGTTGCCGTCGCCGTACTCGCCGGTATTGATGGCCGGCTTGTAAATTTTGTTCATCTCGCTTTGACGATAATAGACGGCAGGATTTTGCCGCGCCCAATTCCACGCCGCAAGGGCGGCGGTAAGGCAGGAATCGGCAAAACCGGGCATAACCGATTCGAACTCACGAAAGACGCGGGCGCTGACCGCCATTACCGCGGCAAAGTCGAGCGCCGCGGCGGTGGATTTCATCACTACCCAGCGCTTGGAGGTCGCCTGATGCGGCATGACGAAAGCGTCGAAATTCTCGTTGGTCAGCTTGTGATAGACGCCGCCGTCGTTCGGGTCCTGCATCGTCAGCATCCAACGGATATTCCACAGCGCCTCGTCCAAAACGTCCGGTATGGCGTTTCCGCTTTCAGGGATGTTTGTATCGAGAGATTTGCAATAGTCGGGAAAATTTTCATAGAGCTGCAGCAGTGTAAAGGTGCTGATGCCCGAGTTGACGATGTATTTGTTGTAATCGCCGGCATCGTACCAGCCGCGCGGGCAGGAGAGGATCGTATCTTTCGGTCTTGCAGCTGTGGCCGCTGATTCATGCACATAGACCTTGTTATCCGGATGCCCCAGCTTGCGTTTCCATTTTCCGGCGTACTGCTCGGTCAATTCCATCGACGCGCGCTGAAAGTAGTAGCTTTTAAGCGACCACATGGCAACGCGCTGATGGACATACGGCTTGATCTCAAAGGGATAGGAAACGCCGATACCGGGAACGATGAGTACAAAAGTTCCGGTTTGCGTCACCGATGAAAAATCGGCCAGCGAAACAGCTTCTCCGGAGAGATCCCAGAATTTGGCCGGCGTCAAAGAGCCGGTGTACAGCGTATCCGACAAGTCTGCCTTTGCGACCATAAACGTGGTCGCGCCGACATTGTTGACGACCACCGCAATCTTGGGCATCTGCGGATAAAAACCGACTTGATTGAGCCGAACGGCATCCGTTGCCGAAAACAACAGGCCTGCACCCCACAGCCAAAGGATCAGTGCACTCTTTTTCATAGTTGCTCTCCTCTTTGCATGCGTCGTGCATAAAATAAGACACAAGGGAATAAAGTCCAAATTTAAATCTTTTGCCGGACAATATCGTTTGCGGGTTTTTGCTAAAGTCGCTATGTTAACACCACAAGCAGGCTTTTGGGGAAGAGGTGAATATGCAAAAGCGGTCGGCTTTTCTTTTCGCGGTATGCGGCCTGTTGCTTGCGACAGGGGCGAGTTTCTGTCAACAGAACCTGATCGTCAACGGCGGTTTCGAGAACGGGCTCAGCGGCTGGTCGCCGTTTTGGAGTCGCAAGCCCGGCGCCGGGAGCGTCCGCGTCGTCAGCGACAAAGTGCATAACGGCGCCTTCGCCGCGTTGATCGAACATCACGATGCGCAGGATTGGTCGTTTGCCGTTGACAAAAGATATGCGGTCAAGGCAGGAGAAATCTATGAGCTTTCAGCTTGGATCTCGCTCGAACAGGCAGAGTGGGCGGAACTGTCCGTAATCACCTACGATAAAAATCAGCAGGTGCTCGAATGGTCTTTTTCGCCTCGGGAGCTCGATAGGTCGCCGGCCTTTACCCTTTTCCGCACCCGTTTCATCATACCGGAGACGGTACGCTTTATCACGCCGCGACTCATCGGCGGCGGCGAGTGCCGGCTGTATGCAGACGATGTGTCATTGACCTTAATCGGCAGCAGCGGACCCGCCGGAAAAGTGAGCCTGCAGAATTCTCGCTTGCAAGCGACTATTCAGCTGCCCGGCTTGAATCTTGAAGTGGAGGACAAAGAGGCGGGTATCGTGTTTCGCTCCAATGCGGCTGTAGGACTGTTGCCGGCGGCGGTGGACAGCACAGCCGGCGAGGTCATAGTCCGCTGCACCCTCTTGTCCGATGATCT
This is a stretch of genomic DNA from candidate division KSB1 bacterium. It encodes these proteins:
- a CDS encoding glycoside hydrolase family 9 protein, with the protein product MKKSALILWLWGAGLLFSATDAVRLNQVGFYPQMPKIAVVVNNVGATTFMVAKADLSDTLYTGSLTPAKFWDLSGEAVSLADFSSVTQTGTFVLIVPGIGVSYPFEIKPYVHQRVAMWSLKSYYFQRASMELTEQYAGKWKRKLGHPDNKVYVHESAATAARPKDTILSCPRGWYDAGDYNKYIVNSGISTFTLLQLYENFPDYCKSLDTNIPESGNAIPDVLDEALWNIRWMLTMQDPNDGGVYHKLTNENFDAFVMPHQATSKRWVVMKSTAAALDFAAVMAVSARVFREFESVMPGFADSCLTAALAAWNWARQNPAVYYRQSEMNKIYKPAINTGEYGDGNVSDEFQWAAMELFCTTHADSFLSAVKPFQDASTSLPGWPNVRTLGFYSLLQHEDELPEAYNKAALRSRIINFANSVMSGLENSPYYIVMGKSASDFVWGSNANAANQGIALIIAYRLTKEAKYLEAALTNLDYLLGRNATGYCFLTGFGSKRVMKIHHRPSAADGVRDPVPGLLAGGPNPGQQDGVAYPSKLPAKSYVDVEASYASNEVAINWNAPMAYLACAIEAILSENGRAEGTVVDEKPHIKVPEELILLPNSPNPFNPSTMLRWRLDAPAEVSLSIYNLRGERVEQVELGRLAGGEHAFLWRADGQPAGVYIISVKVGDQTLTQKVTLLK